AAGTACGAGAAGCTTTTTTAAAGAAATTTAATAAAAATATTCTAGAAGGCTATGGTGCGACTGAACTTTCCCCTGTCGCAACATTAAATCTAGAAAACATTCTGGTCACTGAAGATTGGTACGTCCAACCAGGGGAAAAATCAGGCAGCGTCGGCTTACCTTTACCCGGCACTGCAATTAATATCATTGACCCAAATACCCTTGAAATACTACCCACCAACCAAGAGGGCTTAATTATCATTACCGGCCCACAACTTATGACAGGCTACCTAAACAATCAACAAAAAAACACCGAGAGCTTTTTAACCATCGATAATAAACGCTGGTATAAAACAGGGGATAAGGGCATTATCGATAAAGATGGCTTTCTTACTATTAAAGGGCGTTACTCTCGCTTTGCTAAAATTGCCGGTGAAATGGTCAGCCTGCAAGCTGTAGAAGATATCATTGAGACGTTTAGCAGCGACGACGACCATTGTGTCACCGTTGCCCTTGAAGACGCTAAAAAAGGTGAACGTATTATCTGCCTAACGGATAATCAATCACTAACCAGCACATTAAAGCAAACAATGCGAGAGCAAAATGTCAACTCCACACTCATCCCGAGCGATGTTATCTATATAGAGCATATCCCCATACTTGGTTCTGGCAAAGTAGATTACAGCAAAGCCAAAGCCATAGCACTTGAGTTGCTTGGCAAATAAATAAGGGCCTATCAGGCCCTTTACTCTATTTAAAAATCAAAAACTTTATCATCAATTAAACCACGCTCATTCCCCAAGGCAATACTTCTTTGATGGTGACTGATGTTGCACTAATCAGCTGCTGAGCTTTTGCTGTTGAAACAATGGACAAAGAAGCAAAATAATTGACTGGGGATTGCACATCATCTTCTGGTTCTTTACTAACAAATATGCTTAATTTCCCTTTACTATCTTCTGAAACTTTTAAATTCCCTTCTATCGTCTCTTTGTCCGTATTAAAAGATGAATAAAAAGCTCTAGCATTCGGGTCATAATCATAAGTTTCAAATTCAATTAATACATTACTATTAAAGTTATTTTTCTGAATATACTGCGCTAGTTGCTGCTGGTTTTTCACTGACAAACGAAAATCAATATCAATTGGCTTTACTTTTTCAGTTTCATCCCAAAATAAATCACTGATTACACCGACATGCNNNNNNNNNNNNNNNNNNNNNNNNNNNNNNNNNNNNNNNNNNNNNNNNNNNNNNNNNNNNNNNNNNNNNNNNNNNNNNNNNNNNNNNNNNNNNNNNNNNNNNNNNNNNNNNNNNNNNNNNNNNNNNNNNNNNNNNNNNNNNNNNNNNNNNNNNNNNNNNNNNNNNNNNNNNNNNNNNNNNNNNNNNNNNNNNNNNNNNNNNNNNNNNNNNNNNNNNNNNNNNNNNNNNNNNNNNNNNNNNNNNNNNNNNNNNNNNNNNNNNNNNNNNNNNNNNNNNNNNNNNNNNNNNNNNNNNNNNNNNNNNNNNNNNNNNNNNNNNNNNNNNNNNNNNNNNNNNNNNNNNNNNNNNNNNNNNNNNNNNNNNNNNNNNNNNNNNNNNNNNNNNNNNNNNNNNNNNNNNNNNNNNNNNNNNNNNNNNNNNNNNNNNNNNNNNNNNNNNNNNNNNNNNNNNNNNNNNNNNNNNNNNNNNNNNNNNNNNNNNNNNNNNNNNNNNNNNNNNNNNNNNNNNNNNNNNNNNNNNNNNNNNNNNNNNNNNNNNNNNNNNNNNNNNNNNNNNNNNNNNNNNNNNNNNNNNNNNNNNNNNNNNNNNNNNNNNNNNNNNNNNNNNNNNNNNNNNNNNNNNNNNNNNNNNNNNNNNNNNNNNNNNNNNNNNNNNNNNNNNNNNNNNNNNNNNNNNNNNNNNNNNNNNNNNNNNNNNNNNNNNNNNNNNNNNNNNNNNNNNNNNNNNNNNNNNNNNNNNNNNNNNNNNNNNNNNNNNNNNNNNNNNNNNNNNNNNNNNNNNNNNNNNNNNNNNNNNNNNNNNNNNNNNNNNNNNNNNNNNNNNNNNNNNNNNNNNNNNNNNNNNNNNNNNNNNNNNNNNNNNNNNNNNNNNNNNNNNNNNNNNNNNNNNNNNNNNNNNNNNNNNNNNNNNNNNNNNNNNNNNNNNNNNNNNNNNNNNNNNNNNNNNNNNNNNNNNNNNNNNNNNAAGATGCTTCACCTTCAACAGGAACTTTTATAGTAATATCTGGTGTTAATTCTAAATCGCCAATACGTAAATAATTAATATAACCAAAGCACTGCTGTAAATTAGGATTAAAATTAAACCCTTGAATCACACTGCATTCTTTAAAATAATCTGACATGATTTTCTCCCTAATTATAAAAGTTTAAAACGTTTGATAGTTTTCTTGGTTATAAGGGTAAACAGGTGCAGCATGTCCTCCTGATTTTTTAGCGTAACCTTGTTCATATGTCACAACATTCTTTTGTGTTGCCCGACCCAGAGTTTCATGCCTTTCTGTCGTATAAAGATAAACATTCCGCTTTTTACCAAGGTTGATCAATGTTCTTACCGTATCATAGCCAATAGCAACCTGTGCGAGGTCAGTATTTTTATGAATGGAGGCAAGCATATTCCCCATTGAATGTTCTGCAGTTCCTCCATAAATTGCCGCAGGAATCACTTGACTCATTTTAGCAAGCAATCTGCCTGGACTAACACTTGAGTAAGTAGTTGTCATTACAGTATTTTCAATAAGCTTTGTCCAATCAATAGACTGATCACTATAATTTGCAAGCCGCTTACAGATCAATTTGGTTTTAGCAGAATCATATTGATATTTATGAATATGCCTTCTCACAGAAAAATAACTTGTTAAAATCAAATGCTCTGGTTTCCAATAAATAGAAATTTGACCTGTTGTATCAATATCATAGTTAATTATGTTACCCGCAGGAAAACCAGAGCAATGCACTAAGTCATATTTAGCTGAGAAATTATAAATATGGGGGTAGCAATTGCTTAATTCTTGAAAGCACTCTCCACCCTGATCATTATCAAATAACATATCCCATAAAAATACCATCGTCTCCTGCCCCATACGTAAAGCATCTTGACGATTTTTATAAACCATTTGATGATTAATCAACTTTTTAAAACTTTCATAATTATAAACATCAAAAAACTTAGGCGGGTCGCCATATTCGCGCTTATAGTGCTTAATTATTTCTGCTGCATGTTTTAATTTCTTCTCAGAAAACATACTCTCCATGCCTTCCTGAACCACTCTAGCAACCTGTGGATTCGCATAACTTCCTTGGGCAGTTTTCGCAGCATTATAAAACTCCATATATTCCTGAGCTTCTTTAACCTCGTGCTGATTATAGGTTTGTCCTTGCTGATAATGCTCATAAAAGCCCGCACTTTTCCCTGCCAATTTTTGCATTCCCGGCGGATTAAACGCCACCGTTCTAAAAGCAGTAGGTTCAGCGAGTTGAAACTTCATCGGCTGATCTACTGTTAGCATGGATATCCATTGCGCTAAACCGCCACCTAAAGAATGTCCAGTGATATAAATATCTTTATGGTCAATATTCTTCTCTTTTGCATACACAAGTACCTGAAATAAAAAGCTGATTGCATCTTGACCTTGAGCTAAGGAATTACTCGAAGCAAGATCACCATCCACATAAGCATCTGGAGTATTGCTGGTACCACGGTAGGCAACAATCAAAACCTCTTTACCATTCTGTTTATATTTGTAAGTACGGGCAAAAAAGCCATTTGCTTTCGGTCCATGTGGGTCACTATTAATCGCTGTTTCTGTATTCTCTAGCAAATACCTATATCTATCTGCTGATGCATTCTTAGGAGAAGCTAGCTCCTTCCCTGGATTTAAATAAACATCATTAGCCAAAAATGCCAAATCACTTAATGTAACTTCGCTCACTTTAATTTTCCTCCAATTAACTTGCTGCCATACGTGCATAGGGCAAATAACTATCAACTAGCTTTTGTGGAAGCTTAAAAATATAAAAATCTTTTGAACTAATTTCTCTTTCTCCTTGACCAATAGCGGCATAATTATGTCCACCTTGCTTCTCTAGCCAAATCACTAACCCATCTTGTGCCGTTGTATAGCGTGAAGGTGTATAACCACAACCAAAAAAACTTAGATTAATTTTTGCTAAACCAGACTTAATTGTTCGATCATAGGAATCATACAACATTGAAGCATAAGGCCCAGGCACCCAATACTTCCCCTTTTGATCTAATTGTGATGTCGACACTTGAGATTTTTGCAGCCCTCGATCGCCTACTTTATCAACCTTAGCAGAGTCTCCTGGCCAATATAAATTTAGGTTTTTATCCACATAAAGCTCTGCTGAGCATTTATACATGTCAAATGCTAACATCCCTCCGCCTTTAGGATAATGCTTTTTATATAAAGTTAATCTAATCGCTTCTAGTCCTTTAGGCAGCTTGATCGCTTTACTTGCATCTAGCCCGTATTCATGGGCATATTTATTGCT
This genomic stretch from Piscirickettsia litoralis harbors:
- a CDS encoding AMP-binding protein, encoding MILFSSGSEGTPKGVQLSHHNVIANCTQCSCVLNLTADDKVLSCLPLFHAFGLTVTTLMPLIEGTPMVCYPDPTDALKIGKTIAKHNVTILCGTTTFFNLYSRHPKLHASMFKSLKTVISGAERMADKVREAFLKKFNKNILEGYGATELSPVATLNLENILVTEDWYVQPGEKSGSVGLPLPGTAINIIDPNTLEILPTNQEGLIIITGPQLMTGYLNNQQKNTESFLTIDNKRWYKTGDKGIIDKDGFLTIKGRYSRFAKIAGEMVSLQAVEDIIETFSSDDDHCVTVALEDAKKGERIICLTDNQSLTSTLKQTMREQNVNSTLIPSDVIYIEHIPILGSGKVDYSKAKAIALELLGK
- a CDS encoding Mbeg1-like protein, whose translation is MSEVTLSDLAFLANDVYLNPGKELASPKNASADRYRYLLENTETAINSDPHGPKANGFFARTYKYKQNGKEVLIVAYRGTSNTPDAYVDGDLASSNSLAQGQDAISFLFQVLVYAKEKNIDHKDIYITGHSLGGGLAQWISMLTVDQPMKFQLAEPTAFRTVAFNPPGMQKLAGKSAGFYEHYQQGQTYNQHEVKEAQEYMEFYNAAKTAQGSYANPQVARVVQEGMESMFSEKKLKHAAEIIKHYKREYGDPPKFFDVYNYESFKKLINHQMVYKNRQDALRMGQETMVFLWDMLFDNDQGGECFQELSNCYPHIYNFSAKYDLVHCSGFPAGNIINYDIDTTGQISIYWKPEHLILTSYFSVRRHIHKYQYDSAKTKLICKRLANYSDQSIDWTKLIENTVMTTTYSSVSPGRLLAKMSQVIPAAIYGGTAEHSMGNMLASIHKNTDLAQVAIGYDTVRTLINLGKKRNVYLYTTERHETLGRATQKNVVTYEQGYAKKSGGHAAPVYPYNQENYQTF